A single region of the Thermoanaerobaculia bacterium genome encodes:
- a CDS encoding nucleotidyltransferase domain-containing protein has product MGQGEALVRARMPELTTLCRRFGVRRLELFGSALRADFDPATSDLDFLFEIEPPAGLGYADAYFGLREGLEQLFGRAVDLVSIGAVKNPHLLQAIERSRRLL; this is encoded by the coding sequence ATGGGTCAGGGAGAGGCGCTGGTGCGCGCGCGAATGCCGGAGCTCACGACGCTGTGCCGGCGTTTTGGAGTGCGTCGGCTCGAGCTCTTCGGTTCCGCCCTCCGCGCGGACTTCGATCCGGCGACGAGCGACCTCGATTTCCTCTTCGAGATCGAGCCGCCCGCAGGACTTGGCTACGCCGATGCCTATTTCGGCCTGCGCGAAGGCCTCGAGCAGTTGTTCGGAAGGGCCGTCGATCTGGTCTCGATCGGTGCGGTCAAGAATCCACACCTGCTGCAGGCCATCGAGCGGTCGAGGCGGCTCCTCTAG
- the dinD gene encoding DNA damage-inducible protein D, which yields MTETELPAVAGGAFEALKRTNEHGAEYWSARDLQPLLGYSQWRRFEQAVSRAIASCEQSGNAAENHFAGAGKMVSLGSASSREVPDFHLSRFACYLIAQNGDPRKPEIAFAQKYFAIQTRRQEVSDQLAADRERLELRKQTSEEWKSLSGAARQAGVQSPMFGVFHDAGYKGLYGGFGSEEIKHRKGIPEKDNLMDRMNATELAANQFRMTQTRDKLAREHVCGEQQAIQTHEQVGKEVREAIRRIGGDLPERIPPAEHIKTVEKRLKEATPKLELDDRDAIGLLGEAKDESAKE from the coding sequence GTGACCGAAACCGAGCTGCCCGCTGTTGCCGGGGGGGCCTTCGAGGCCCTGAAGCGCACGAATGAACACGGGGCGGAGTATTGGAGTGCGAGGGATCTTCAGCCCCTCCTGGGCTACTCGCAGTGGCGCCGCTTCGAGCAGGCTGTTTCCAGGGCTATTGCGTCCTGCGAGCAGTCGGGGAATGCGGCAGAGAACCATTTTGCCGGCGCCGGCAAAATGGTTTCCCTGGGCTCTGCGAGCTCCAGGGAGGTCCCGGACTTTCACCTTTCCAGGTTCGCCTGTTACCTCATCGCCCAGAACGGCGATCCCAGAAAGCCGGAGATTGCCTTCGCGCAGAAGTATTTCGCCATTCAGACTCGCAGGCAGGAGGTCTCGGACCAGCTCGCCGCGGACCGGGAGCGGCTGGAGCTCAGAAAGCAGACCTCCGAGGAGTGGAAGTCGCTGTCCGGAGCCGCTCGCCAGGCTGGCGTCCAGAGCCCCATGTTCGGCGTCTTCCACGATGCTGGCTACAAGGGCCTGTATGGCGGATTCGGAAGCGAAGAGATCAAGCATCGGAAGGGGATTCCAGAGAAGGACAACCTGATGGACCGGATGAACGCTACGGAGCTTGCTGCCAATCAGTTCCGGATGACGCAGACGCGAGACAAGCTGGCCCGCGAGCATGTGTGCGGGGAGCAGCAGGCCATTCAGACTCACGAGCAGGTTGGCAAGGAGGTCCGGGAGGCTATCCGTCGCATCGGCGGTGACTTGCCGGAGCGAATCCCCCCAGCTGAGCACATCAAGACCGTCGAGAAGCGCTTGAAGGAGGCCACGCCGAAACTCGAGCTCGACGACCGTGATGCGATCGGTCTCCTCGGTGAGGCGAAGGACGAATCGGCGAAGGAGTAG
- a CDS encoding helix-turn-helix domain-containing protein — MNPFGDYIRQQREAKRADDKAFSLRQVAQRAGVEPSYLSKIERGEQPPPGEETIAALARELDEDKDVLLALAGKVSTDLQDAIRKRPQLFAELIRNLKEMPDHAILRVVREVRDGKW, encoded by the coding sequence ATGAACCCCTTCGGCGACTACATTCGGCAGCAACGCGAAGCGAAACGGGCCGACGACAAGGCGTTTTCGCTCCGTCAGGTCGCCCAGCGCGCCGGCGTCGAACCCTCCTATCTGAGCAAGATCGAGCGCGGCGAGCAGCCGCCGCCCGGAGAGGAGACGATCGCCGCCCTGGCGCGCGAGCTCGACGAGGACAAGGACGTCCTTCTCGCCCTCGCCGGCAAGGTCTCGACCGACCTGCAGGACGCCATCCGCAAGCGCCCGCAGCTTTTCGCCGAGCTCATCCGCAACCTGAAGGAGATGCCGGACCACGCGATTCTGCGCGTCGTGCGCGAAGTGCGGGACGGCAAGTGGTGA